One region of Mucilaginibacter gotjawali genomic DNA includes:
- a CDS encoding ribonuclease HII, with the protein MLLNRYQFELLEAGCDEAGRGCLAGPVFAAAVILPDDFEHDLLNDSKQLNEQTRYQLRVEIEQKAIAWAVASVDNLEIDSINILNASFLAMHRAIDRLKLAPEFLIIDGNRFNKYKTTPHQCIVEGDAKYLSIAAASILAKTYRDDYMKQIAAEHPEYDWHKNKGYATAKHRETVLAIGFTPYHRRTFRVTDPQLDLFDE; encoded by the coding sequence ATGTTGTTAAACAGGTATCAATTTGAATTACTGGAGGCCGGATGTGATGAAGCAGGGCGTGGCTGCCTGGCGGGGCCGGTATTTGCAGCTGCCGTTATACTCCCGGATGATTTCGAACATGATTTACTTAACGATTCCAAACAGTTAAACGAGCAAACCAGGTATCAATTGCGCGTTGAAATTGAACAAAAGGCTATTGCCTGGGCGGTTGCATCGGTTGATAATTTGGAGATCGACTCCATAAATATTCTTAACGCCTCTTTCCTGGCTATGCACAGGGCTATTGACCGGCTTAAACTTGCTCCGGAGTTTTTGATCATTGATGGCAATCGCTTTAATAAATATAAAACTACCCCTCACCAATGTATTGTGGAGGGGGATGCCAAATACCTGAGTATCGCGGCAGCATCTATTTTAGCTAAAACTTACCGGGATGATTATATGAAACAAATTGCCGCCGAACATCCCGAATATGACTGGCATAAAAATAAAGGCTATGCAACCGCAAAACACCGCGAAACAGTATTGGCGATCGGTTTTACACCCTATCACCGGCGTACCTTTAGGGTAACCGACCCTCAGCTGGATCTTTTTGATGAATAG
- a CDS encoding glycosyltransferase family 4 protein yields the protein MKILFLTHRVPFPQNGGYPIVVCNTIRGLVSLGHEVSLVALNAKKTHHQHNDDDKDLLSKIKYRAFDININVSVFDVAVNLFSKTSFNIDRYYDVGFERLLIAELKKTNYDIIQFEGLLVSLYMTAVRKNSKAKLIYRLHNVESQIWHRLAQQKSDPFKKSYLKMHAKRIKNYELQQLNNFDAIAVFTAQDKSTLLEYGTKIPIQVLHLGINLDHYKPDFSKTEFPSLFFLGSLDWLPNREGIEWFLENFKQELTEGDLRVKFYVAGNDIPERFDDYEVMGKIFIQGEVDDALEFVNSKSIMIVPLLSGGGMRVKIVEGMAMQKCIISTSLGAEGINFRNGEDILIANDQDEFYEAIKRCIADEEYCKSVGLKARKLIEAEHDVNKVTQKLVEFYQKMI from the coding sequence TTGAAGATACTTTTTTTAACCCATCGTGTACCTTTTCCGCAAAACGGCGGTTACCCCATTGTAGTTTGCAATACCATCAGGGGCCTGGTTAGCCTTGGGCACGAAGTTTCGCTGGTGGCGTTGAACGCGAAAAAGACCCACCATCAGCATAACGACGATGACAAGGACCTGTTATCCAAAATAAAATACAGGGCTTTTGATATCAATATTAACGTATCGGTATTTGATGTTGCGGTAAATTTGTTCAGCAAAACGTCGTTTAATATCGACCGATATTATGATGTAGGCTTTGAAAGGCTGTTAATAGCCGAGCTAAAAAAAACCAATTACGATATTATACAGTTTGAAGGCTTGCTGGTTTCGCTTTATATGACGGCGGTACGCAAAAATTCAAAAGCAAAACTAATTTACCGTTTGCATAACGTTGAAAGCCAGATCTGGCACCGGCTTGCGCAGCAAAAGAGCGATCCCTTTAAAAAATCGTACCTTAAAATGCATGCCAAGCGGATAAAAAACTACGAGCTGCAGCAATTAAATAATTTTGACGCGATAGCGGTTTTTACCGCCCAGGATAAAAGTACTTTGCTTGAATATGGTACAAAGATCCCGATACAGGTATTGCATTTGGGGATAAACCTTGATCATTATAAACCTGATTTTAGTAAAACCGAATTCCCGAGCCTGTTTTTTTTAGGATCGCTGGACTGGCTGCCCAACCGCGAGGGGATTGAATGGTTCCTGGAAAACTTTAAGCAGGAACTTACCGAAGGCGACCTGCGCGTAAAGTTTTATGTGGCTGGTAACGATATCCCCGAGCGTTTTGATGACTACGAGGTGATGGGCAAAATATTTATACAAGGTGAGGTAGATGACGCCCTTGAGTTTGTGAACAGCAAATCGATCATGATTGTGCCGTTGTTATCGGGCGGCGGTATGCGGGTGAAGATTGTTGAAGGGATGGCCATGCAAAAATGCATTATCTCTACATCATTGGGGGCCGAAGGGATCAACTTCAGGAACGGTGAAGATATATTGATAGCCAACGACCAGGATGAGTTTTATGAAGCAATAAAACGCTGCATCGCTGATGAAGAATACTGCAAAAGTGTAGGATTGAAAGCCCGCAAGCTGATTGAAGCAGAACACGACGTGAACAAGGTTACCCAAAAACTTGTTGAGTTTTATCAGAAAATGATTTGA
- the gcvT gene encoding glycine cleavage system aminomethyltransferase GcvT → MKNTALTDVHIKAGAKMVPFAGYNMPVQYAGINVEHETVRKGVGVFDVSHMGEFILKGDHALDLIQQVTSNDAAKLYDGKVQYSCLPNKDGGIVDDLLVYRIDPKTYMLVVNASNIDKDWDWISSFNTYGVDMKNISDRTSLLAIQGPKAAEALQSLTDIDLASMEYYTFKKGKFAGVDNVLVSATGYTGAGGFEIYFENQYAEAIWDAIFKAGEPFGIKPIGLGARDTLRLEMGFCLYGNDIDDTTSPLEAGLGWVTKFTKEFTNSAALQKQKEEGVKRKLVGFEMIDRGIARHDYPIVDAEGNVIGKVTSGTQSPSLQKAIGMGYVKTEFAKEGTEIFISIRDNKIKAKVVKPPFNK, encoded by the coding sequence ATGAAGAATACCGCGTTAACAGATGTCCACATAAAAGCAGGCGCCAAAATGGTGCCCTTTGCAGGTTATAATATGCCCGTGCAATACGCAGGCATTAACGTTGAACATGAAACCGTCCGTAAAGGCGTGGGTGTGTTTGATGTGAGCCATATGGGCGAATTTATTTTAAAGGGCGATCATGCGCTTGATCTGATCCAGCAGGTGACCAGTAACGATGCCGCTAAATTATACGATGGCAAAGTACAATACTCCTGCCTGCCAAATAAAGATGGCGGTATAGTTGACGACCTTTTGGTTTACCGCATCGACCCAAAAACATATATGCTGGTGGTTAACGCATCCAACATTGATAAAGATTGGGACTGGATCAGCAGTTTTAATACTTACGGCGTGGATATGAAAAACATATCTGACCGTACTTCCTTATTAGCCATCCAGGGCCCGAAAGCTGCCGAAGCTTTGCAAAGCCTTACCGATATCGACCTGGCCTCAATGGAATATTATACCTTTAAAAAAGGCAAATTTGCCGGGGTTGATAATGTGCTGGTTTCCGCAACCGGTTATACAGGTGCGGGTGGCTTCGAGATCTATTTTGAAAACCAATACGCGGAAGCCATCTGGGACGCCATTTTTAAAGCAGGCGAACCATTCGGTATAAAACCTATCGGCCTGGGCGCACGTGATACGCTGCGTCTTGAAATGGGCTTTTGCCTTTATGGTAATGATATCGACGATACCACTTCGCCATTGGAGGCCGGTTTGGGCTGGGTAACCAAATTTACCAAGGAATTTACCAACTCCGCAGCATTGCAGAAGCAAAAAGAAGAGGGCGTAAAACGCAAACTGGTAGGTTTTGAAATGATTGATAGAGGGATCGCCCGCCATGATTACCCAATTGTTGATGCCGAAGGTAACGTGATAGGTAAAGTAACTTCAGGTACGCAATCGCCCAGCCTGCAAAAAGCGATCGGCATGGGCTATGTAAAAACGGAGTTTGCCAAAGAAGGTACTGAGATTTTTATCAGCATCAGGGATAATAAAATAAAAGCCAAGGTGGTAAAACCGCCGTTCAACAAGTAG
- a CDS encoding 2-phosphosulfolactate phosphatase, whose translation MNQLNVCLSPALIPLYNVEDHIVVIIDIFRATSSICYGIENGAEAIIPVSLVEECAAYREKGLDYLLAAERDGKVVEGFDFGNSPFSYTKEKVAGKTVVLTTTNGTHALHLSRAAKKIVIGSFLNLTSMCDWLKLQNDNILLVCAGWKNNFNLEDTLFAGAVVEQLKTGDFKPDDAAIAANDLYQLGKHDLNEYLKKTSHSERLKKLGIEKDIEFCLQVDLITAIPVLDGEMLVKLQ comes from the coding sequence ATGAACCAATTAAACGTCTGCCTTTCCCCGGCGCTGATCCCGCTTTATAATGTTGAGGATCATATTGTAGTGATCATTGATATTTTCAGGGCCACATCATCTATCTGTTATGGTATTGAAAATGGTGCTGAAGCAATCATCCCGGTATCATTGGTGGAAGAATGTGCCGCCTATCGCGAAAAAGGCCTGGATTATTTGCTCGCTGCCGAACGTGACGGCAAGGTAGTTGAAGGGTTCGATTTTGGCAATTCGCCATTCTCCTACACCAAAGAAAAAGTGGCCGGCAAAACGGTTGTGTTAACTACTACCAACGGTACGCATGCTTTGCATCTTAGCCGCGCTGCCAAAAAAATCGTGATCGGTTCATTTTTGAACCTGACATCCATGTGCGACTGGTTGAAACTGCAAAACGACAATATTTTACTGGTATGTGCCGGCTGGAAAAATAATTTCAACCTGGAAGATACCCTGTTTGCAGGCGCCGTTGTGGAGCAATTAAAAACAGGCGATTTTAAACCGGATGATGCCGCCATTGCCGCCAACGACCTTTACCAGTTAGGCAAACACGACCTGAATGAATACCTCAAAAAAACCTCTCACAGTGAACGCCTTAAAAAACTAGGCATCGAAAAGGATATTGAATTTTGTTTGCAGGTTGATTTGATTACGGCGATTCCGGTTTTGGATGGCGAAATGTTAGTTAAGTTGCAGTAG